The Arthrobacter sp. ERGS1:01 genome has a segment encoding these proteins:
- a CDS encoding RNA polymerase sigma factor — protein MTTDADIIRRSSESPRAFTELYDKYARMVFRYAARRAGDSAAEDVMAETFLVAFERRDSFDLTWDDARPWLFGIATNLLRKHHRTEAKLLRVLAKSSGRDSYADSTDRIAEQVDAAAATSAMAVALRKLSAADRECILLYAWAELSYEGIAEATKVPIGTVRSRLNRARRILKDAAGPFRHNTEEADHGRAEATA, from the coding sequence GTGACTACAGACGCCGACATCATCCGCAGATCCAGTGAGAGCCCTCGGGCTTTCACTGAGCTCTACGATAAATACGCCCGCATGGTCTTCCGCTATGCCGCCCGACGCGCTGGTGATTCCGCTGCCGAGGACGTCATGGCCGAGACTTTTCTCGTTGCCTTTGAGCGGCGGGATTCCTTCGACCTCACATGGGACGATGCCCGGCCCTGGCTGTTTGGCATCGCCACGAACTTACTGCGCAAACACCACAGGACCGAGGCGAAATTGCTGAGGGTCCTAGCCAAGTCCTCCGGCCGTGATTCCTATGCGGACAGCACGGACAGGATCGCAGAACAGGTTGATGCTGCGGCAGCCACGTCGGCCATGGCCGTTGCACTGCGCAAACTCTCTGCGGCTGACAGGGAATGTATTTTGCTCTACGCCTGGGCGGAGCTGAGCTATGAGGGTATCGCCGAGGCAACGAAGGTGCCGATCGGCACTGTGAGGTCACGACTCAATCGAGCCCGGCGGATCCTAAAGGACGCCGCCGGCCCATTCCGACACAACACCGAGGAGGCAGACCATGGACGAGCTGAAGCTACTGCGTGA
- a CDS encoding CU044_5270 family protein, giving the protein MDELKLLREMRNDFPIVKDSVINGGRDRLLQRIASGAGKKRTRRPRKALRITLMTAATLGLVTALVAGNVIGLAGWRGAASAEAAEVLNSAAELAIKTSDPALLPGQYLKIESTNLWLTQTAQAVAAGDKDVSGEPLSWLDTEKMSMYVPANRDHEWIWDRSGRIPTTFFSEQAKEFALQQAKSMGDTSEHLKAANGAFYGSPSSFPSEKELAGYSRNPWMLLNGIYLKTLGAGQSIDGEALVWIADLLCTGLVPADLRAALYKAAAMIPGVTVTQDQATLDGQRGVSIGRAEKASNIRQDIIIDPATGQLIGERQITLVPLGTIPAGATIGWTTIRTTVVDSAP; this is encoded by the coding sequence ATGGACGAGCTGAAGCTACTGCGTGAAATGCGTAACGATTTTCCGATCGTCAAGGACTCAGTGATCAACGGCGGACGTGACCGGCTCCTGCAGCGGATCGCCTCGGGGGCTGGCAAGAAAAGGACCCGACGCCCGCGCAAAGCCCTGCGCATCACCTTGATGACAGCGGCAACGCTGGGGCTTGTCACAGCCCTCGTGGCTGGAAACGTCATTGGCCTGGCAGGCTGGCGAGGAGCCGCCAGTGCCGAAGCTGCAGAAGTTTTGAACAGCGCAGCCGAACTGGCCATCAAGACCTCAGATCCGGCACTCTTGCCCGGTCAGTACTTGAAGATCGAGAGCACCAACCTGTGGCTGACACAAACTGCTCAGGCAGTCGCGGCGGGCGATAAGGATGTGTCAGGGGAACCGCTCTCATGGCTCGACACCGAAAAGATGTCCATGTACGTGCCAGCCAACCGTGACCACGAATGGATCTGGGACCGCTCAGGACGCATACCCACAACGTTCTTTAGCGAGCAGGCCAAGGAATTCGCCTTGCAGCAAGCCAAAAGTATGGGTGACACTTCCGAACACCTCAAGGCGGCCAACGGCGCGTTCTATGGTTCACCCAGCAGCTTTCCCAGTGAAAAAGAACTGGCGGGCTACTCCAGGAATCCGTGGATGCTGCTGAACGGCATCTATCTGAAAACGCTCGGCGCCGGCCAGTCCATTGACGGCGAAGCACTAGTCTGGATTGCTGATCTGCTGTGTACAGGTCTAGTGCCCGCGGACTTGCGAGCTGCGCTGTACAAGGCTGCGGCAATGATCCCCGGGGTCACAGTAACTCAAGACCAGGCAACACTGGATGGCCAACGAGGGGTCTCCATCGGCCGGGCTGAGAAGGCATCGAACATCCGACAGGACATCATCATTGATCCGGCCACAGGTCAATTGATCGGGGAACGGCAGATTACACTCGTACCTTTGGGCACCATCCCCGCTGGGGCAACAATCGGCTGGACGACCATCCGCACCACAGTCGTCGATTCAGCCCCGTAG
- a CDS encoding Clp protease N-terminal domain-containing protein — protein MTGSKFSGNYTDNVRRAVVLAQEESRWRMHDSCIGPEHLLLGLLHAYPNMVQTALGVWPEDLRVAIVRFASPGPEDTSEEFPFTRMSLEALKAAQRTARELHSDRVGIKHLLFGVLSVHGDRLDRALVDAGVDRDSAQTRIMAALTQG, from the coding sequence ATGACCGGTTCGAAGTTCTCAGGGAACTACACCGACAATGTTCGGCGGGCGGTGGTCCTGGCTCAGGAAGAGTCAAGGTGGAGGATGCATGACTCGTGCATCGGTCCTGAGCATTTACTATTGGGGCTTTTGCACGCATATCCGAACATGGTGCAGACGGCGCTGGGCGTCTGGCCGGAGGACTTACGTGTTGCGATTGTGCGTTTCGCCTCCCCTGGTCCGGAGGACACCTCAGAAGAGTTCCCATTCACCCGCATGTCTCTGGAGGCCCTCAAGGCGGCGCAGCGCACCGCGCGGGAGCTGCATTCCGATCGTGTCGGGATCAAGCACCTATTGTTCGGGGTACTGAGTGTCCATGGCGACCGCCTGGATCGTGCGCTGGTCGATGCGGGTGTGGATCGAGACAGTGCGCAAACGCGGATAATGGCGGCGCTTACGCAAGGGTGA
- a CDS encoding PadR family transcriptional regulator, whose translation MNKTLTLLGLLSREPSYGYDLKHSYDRYFGAQKPLAFGQVYSTLARMIRDELIKALGEETGGGPDRKKYEITPAGRGRVRHWLFTPDVPSETLQSELFAKTVVALLIDDDAEQLLDVQRGKHMARMRELTRLKRDADLLQVLMCDHGLFHIEADLRWIDLTSARLTQLKMELQSA comes from the coding sequence GTGAACAAGACTCTTACCCTTCTGGGGTTGCTGAGCCGTGAACCGAGCTACGGCTATGACCTGAAGCATTCCTACGACCGCTATTTCGGCGCCCAGAAGCCGCTGGCTTTCGGGCAGGTGTATTCCACGCTGGCCCGTATGATCCGCGACGAACTGATCAAGGCATTGGGTGAGGAAACCGGCGGTGGCCCGGACCGGAAGAAGTACGAGATCACACCAGCTGGCCGGGGCCGGGTCCGTCATTGGCTGTTCACTCCCGATGTTCCCTCCGAAACTCTGCAGAGTGAACTGTTCGCCAAGACTGTTGTCGCCTTGCTGATCGACGACGACGCAGAACAGTTGCTGGACGTGCAGCGCGGGAAGCACATGGCGCGGATGCGTGAGCTGACCCGGCTCAAGCGCGACGCCGATCTGCTGCAGGTACTGATGTGCGACCACGGGCTGTTCCACATCGAGGCCGACCTGCGCTGGATAGATCTGACCAGTGCCCGCCTGACCCAACTCAAGATGGAGCTGCAGAGCGCATGA
- a CDS encoding ABC transporter ATP-binding protein, with protein MTTIDTTSPILSARGLHHSFGQTEALRGIDLDVHPGEVLAIMGPSGSGKSTLLHCLAGILTPAAGTVTYMPRTGVPQDISGLGESERSRLRLTDFGFVFQFGQLLPELTALDNVSLPLLLGGTKRSEALRRSTELLARLGLDGFTGKVPGELSGGQAQRVAIARALVGAPAILFADEPTGSLDSLAAENVLTLMLDLVREAGTTVVIITHDARTAAYADREVIVRDGSVSAGHRIAA; from the coding sequence ATGACCACGATTGACACCACTTCACCCATCCTCAGCGCCCGCGGGCTGCACCATTCATTCGGTCAGACCGAGGCACTGCGCGGGATCGACCTCGACGTTCACCCCGGAGAAGTCCTGGCCATCATGGGCCCGTCGGGATCAGGCAAGTCCACCCTTCTGCACTGCCTCGCCGGGATCCTCACCCCCGCAGCCGGCACCGTTACCTACATGCCACGCACAGGGGTTCCCCAGGACATCAGTGGCCTGGGCGAATCAGAACGGTCCCGCCTGCGGCTGACAGACTTCGGCTTCGTCTTCCAGTTCGGCCAACTACTCCCGGAGCTCACGGCCCTGGACAACGTCAGCCTGCCCCTACTGCTGGGCGGCACGAAACGCTCCGAGGCCTTGCGCCGCTCGACGGAGCTGCTGGCACGCCTCGGCTTGGACGGATTCACGGGCAAGGTTCCCGGGGAACTCTCCGGCGGCCAGGCCCAGCGCGTTGCCATCGCCCGTGCCCTGGTTGGTGCCCCTGCCATACTGTTCGCCGATGAACCTACCGGCTCACTAGATTCCCTGGCGGCGGAGAATGTCCTGACGCTGATGCTCGACCTTGTGCGGGAAGCGGGCACGACCGTGGTGATCATCACCCACGACGCACGCACCGCCGCGTACGCCGACCGCGAAGTTATCGTGCGTGATGGAAGCGTCTCTGCCGGCCACAGGATCGCGGCATGA